A genomic segment from Halomonas sp. GD1P12 encodes:
- the nfuA gene encoding Fe-S biogenesis protein NfuA, with the protein MTTTIEAPGIDITDSAQDYLAELLEKQNVDGIAVRIFITQPGTPYAETCLAYCRPGEEEPTDVLLELEKINVYLDKNSLAFLEEAVVDFNADRMGGQLTIKAPNAKMPKVNADSPLEDRINYVLYSEINPGLAAHGGEIKLIELTDKKVAVLAFGGGCQGCAAVDLTLKDGVEKTLIERIPELAGIRDVTDHSDTTNAYY; encoded by the coding sequence ATGACCACGACTATCGAAGCGCCCGGCATCGACATCACCGATAGCGCCCAGGACTATCTTGCGGAACTGCTGGAAAAGCAAAACGTGGATGGCATTGCGGTGCGTATCTTCATCACCCAGCCCGGCACCCCCTACGCGGAAACCTGCCTGGCTTACTGCCGCCCAGGCGAAGAAGAGCCTACGGACGTGCTGCTCGAGCTCGAGAAGATCAACGTCTATCTCGACAAGAACAGCTTGGCGTTTTTGGAAGAGGCAGTGGTGGATTTCAACGCCGACCGCATGGGTGGACAGCTCACCATCAAGGCGCCCAACGCCAAGATGCCCAAGGTGAATGCGGATAGCCCGCTGGAAGATCGCATCAACTACGTGCTCTACAGCGAGATCAACCCGGGTCTTGCCGCTCACGGTGGCGAGATCAAACTGATCGAGCTGACCGACAAGAAGGTGGCGGTTCTCGCCTTCGGCGGCGGCTGCCAGGGCTGCGCGGCGGTGGATTTGACATTGAAAGACGGCGTCGAGAAAACCCTGATCGAGCGCATTCCGGAACTCGCCGGTATCCGCGACGTGACCGACCACTCGGATACGACCAACGCTTACTACTGA
- a CDS encoding BCCT family transporter has protein sequence MLSNIHKPIFFGSLGLLLLVTLPLILFPEVGRVWVMAAQAFVSRNFGMLYLGMGLASLGFMIYIVFSDIGQIKLGDIDAEPEFSLLSWGAMLFAAGIGGAVVFWGMVEWMYYLQSPPFHLEPFSEEATAWAATYGMFHWGPIAWSIYLVPALPMAYFLHVRKNKVLRISEAIRPVLGEKLARSWLGNVINILFIFGMLGGGATSLGILVPLINEGLGNLFNFTPNAFSQILVLIGTTALFAASAWRGLKGGIELLSDINMWLGLGVLLFVLVAGPTVFILETGLNSIGLMLSNLVRMATWTEPFGALGGFEETGFSRSWTIFYWAWWLVFAPTVGLFIARISKGRRIKTMVAGSIFFGSLGCALFFIILGNYGLYLQLSGTLDVIQIMNDSSANAAFYAVLGELPLTWLVTAAVVILLSIFTATTFDSIAYILSSAAEKNLEEEPGKFHRLFWAFTLSFLPMSLLFLGGLETLQTASIVSGVPLLLIAVLLMMSMVRAAKYDLRYQPDYSDPEINIEEFPENDPWSEEGSWELPDEAEDEAPKPQT, from the coding sequence ATGTTATCCAACATTCACAAGCCGATCTTTTTCGGCTCGCTAGGGCTTTTGCTGCTGGTAACGCTACCCTTGATTCTCTTTCCAGAAGTGGGGCGTGTGTGGGTCATGGCGGCGCAGGCGTTCGTGTCGCGTAATTTTGGCATGCTCTACTTGGGAATGGGGCTCGCGTCACTAGGCTTCATGATCTATATCGTGTTCAGCGACATCGGTCAGATCAAGCTCGGCGATATCGATGCCGAGCCGGAGTTTTCGCTGCTCTCCTGGGGGGCGATGCTGTTTGCCGCCGGGATCGGCGGGGCGGTGGTGTTCTGGGGCATGGTGGAGTGGATGTACTACCTTCAGTCGCCGCCGTTTCATCTCGAGCCGTTTTCCGAGGAGGCGACCGCTTGGGCGGCCACTTATGGCATGTTCCACTGGGGGCCGATCGCCTGGTCGATCTATCTCGTACCGGCGCTTCCCATGGCGTACTTTCTTCATGTGCGCAAGAACAAGGTGCTGCGCATCAGCGAAGCGATTCGCCCGGTACTGGGAGAGAAACTCGCGCGAAGCTGGCTGGGCAACGTCATCAATATTCTGTTCATCTTCGGTATGCTGGGCGGCGGCGCGACTTCATTGGGCATTCTGGTACCACTGATCAATGAAGGACTGGGCAACCTTTTCAATTTCACGCCCAATGCCTTTAGTCAGATTCTGGTGCTGATAGGTACCACGGCGCTCTTTGCCGCCAGCGCCTGGCGCGGCCTCAAGGGCGGTATCGAGCTTCTGTCCGACATCAACATGTGGCTGGGTCTTGGTGTGCTGCTGTTCGTTCTGGTGGCCGGCCCCACGGTGTTCATTCTGGAGACCGGGCTCAACTCGATCGGCCTGATGCTGAGCAATCTGGTGCGCATGGCGACCTGGACCGAACCCTTCGGCGCGCTTGGCGGTTTCGAGGAGACAGGCTTCTCACGTAGCTGGACGATTTTCTACTGGGCCTGGTGGCTGGTGTTCGCACCTACGGTCGGGCTTTTCATCGCGCGTATTTCCAAGGGGCGTCGGATCAAGACCATGGTCGCGGGATCGATCTTTTTCGGGTCGCTGGGCTGTGCGCTATTTTTCATCATCCTGGGTAACTACGGGCTCTACCTGCAGTTGAGCGGCACCCTGGACGTCATTCAGATCATGAACGACAGCTCCGCCAACGCGGCGTTCTACGCGGTGCTCGGCGAATTGCCGCTGACCTGGCTGGTAACGGCGGCGGTCGTGATACTGCTGTCGATCTTTACCGCAACCACCTTCGACTCCATTGCCTACATTCTCTCGTCCGCGGCGGAGAAGAACCTGGAGGAGGAACCGGGGAAATTCCACCGCCTGTTCTGGGCGTTCACGCTGTCGTTTCTGCCCATGTCGCTGCTGTTTTTGGGCGGGCTCGAGACGCTGCAAACCGCCAGTATCGTTAGCGGCGTACCGCTTTTGTTGATCGCGGTGCTGTTGATGATGTCGATGGTGCGCGCGGCAAAGTACGATCTGCGCTACCAGCCGGACTATTCGGATCCCGAGATCAATATCGAGGAGTTTCCGGAGAACGATCCCTGGAGCGAGGAAGGCAGCTGGGAGCTGCCCGATGAAGCCGAGGACGAGGCGCCAAAACCGCAAACCTGA